One region of Flavobacterium lipolyticum genomic DNA includes:
- a CDS encoding non-ribosomal peptide synthetase — translation MKDKKIIQDYWLNKIKQYSNDSSYLLSRYEQVPSGQYSIVLKKNSLDKIAKLSGGNAIAAATIYLSVFNTLLKRYTNNESIWVASSPFNLEGVQPEKDSLLFYHTTISNISSLRDAINATKQEIEDTLLYDTIDFELIEKEFLNIELTPEDYLQYAFVYQKLNHRNNLLAQAKLCLEIEDTTAGKESITIHFDTAKYDALFIQNMVEHFIHILENSSELIDTKVDDIEFITASEKQQLLEFSGESDKKIDASVIGIFEQQVKATPDNIALVYKEKKYTYTAVNRKVNHLASLLQKEYGIKSGDIIGIMTDYSDNTIFSFAAALKLGATYLSLDYNLTTERLDYILSDTQPKAIITQLEYLNDLLHYDIPLFSIDVMLNEENISDVNWENNSTGDIAYIMYTSGSTGVPKGVVVKDKSIVRLVKETNYIEIDPQDRILAISNSSFDGSTFDIWGALLNGATLHIPEKDLVLNFELLFQAITTNEISVVFMTTALFNSMVDTDIDSLKNLRKILFGGEMVSVFHVRKFVNHFGSGRLVHVYGPTENTTFSTFHPVEEVSEEASGIPIGKPISYTQCYILNESMKLQPVGIAGELYVSGEGVAAGYLNQEELTSKSFVENPYQENALLYKTGDICKWLPDGTIEILGRRDSQVKIRGFRIELGEIERKITSYNSITEAVILVNKDSHDVKFLAAFFIADATINTEELRSFLAQKLPNYMVPAHITQVPQIPLNRNGKVDQKELNKLAKSNTETTRELVLPTTEIQIALHNIWKELFDKEDISITDDFFDIGGHSIKAMNLVSTIHKNLNIKIDIGNVFEDRNIKALSETILQAQENEFQEIEALTEQPNYAVSSSQQRFWALSQFQEANKAYTIPSIYTLTGDLDQTALAFAFQTITKRHESFRTTFKEDENQELRQFILPEAESNFEIDFVDFCNRSENELEETINNLIQVAFNLSEGPLLKVSVLQVEESKAILVAVMHHIISDGLSMEVFIEELLHLYKAHKNKLAVDFKPLRIQYKDFAAWQNQQLENESLQVHKAYWTEKFSGELPVLNLQKSKIRPKIKSYNGETITINIDSRTLKHFKNILDQENLTLFMGLLTVTNVLIYKYTNQEDIILGTTISGRNHIDLEGQIGCFINVLPLRSQFSHKDSIIDLFRKVKKGTQEAYEHQIYPFEQLIGDLNLTHDISRNPLFDATVVLQNADLDQKLEVLNSEGLEIALYEKIKATVSRFDISFNFVETVKGLEFSLVYNTDIFDTIFIRQIQKHFHNLLNAVIANPHNSIASLPYLSVGEIQLFTSDFSAGTFNSQVCLDIVEAFQYQVRKTPAQIAVVYKNQQLTYEELDRNANKIAHLLTTEYGVTNGEKVGIILDKSELLISTILGILKAGGVYVPIDVESPKIRKEFIVNDIGAKVIITQMDYMFDLDFFEGSIIAIDVQLDALENHSPAPQITNSPDAPAYIMYTSGSTGNPKGVLVPHKGVTRLVKNTNYIDFDRVHAILSTGSVSFDASTFEFWGALLNGGKLVLCDKEDLLNTTKLASLIKTEKVDTMWFTSGLLNQFTDQDVSLFEGLINVLAGGEKLSAKHIRKLLEAYPELNLINGYGPTENTTFSATYKITAPVEEDIPIGKPINNSKAYILDQNLELCPQGVVGEIYLAGDGLSLGYLNAAELNAEKFLNPRSLNRERVYKTGDLGLWLPNGNIKFFGRKDSQIKLRGYRIELNDIEKTLDAHPDINGAVVVLKQLSEAADEKFIVAYVKSNQVMNQKELKAYLAERLPFYMIPTYFIEVEDFILNKNGKVDKDLLPEIDLSQLEREYISYRNETEKTLSEIWSEILLIEKISVTDDFFEIGGHSLRAVKLANMIQESFGVEVSIGHVFQFRTIETMAEQLRFIQKQEELTANKKDLQEIDIDL, via the coding sequence ATGAAAGATAAGAAAATCATACAAGATTATTGGTTGAACAAAATAAAGCAATACAGTAACGACAGCAGTTATTTACTGAGCAGATATGAGCAAGTTCCTTCCGGTCAGTATAGCATTGTATTAAAAAAGAACAGTCTGGATAAGATTGCTAAATTATCAGGAGGGAATGCCATTGCTGCGGCAACTATTTATTTGTCTGTTTTTAATACACTATTAAAAAGATATACTAATAACGAAAGTATCTGGGTGGCTTCGTCCCCTTTCAATTTGGAGGGAGTACAGCCCGAAAAAGATAGCTTGCTTTTTTATCATACTACTATATCCAATATATCTTCATTGCGAGATGCGATAAACGCAACCAAACAGGAAATTGAAGATACTCTGCTTTATGATACTATTGATTTTGAGTTAATTGAAAAAGAGTTTCTAAATATTGAATTGACTCCTGAAGATTATCTTCAATATGCTTTTGTATATCAGAAATTAAATCACAGAAATAATCTATTGGCTCAGGCCAAACTTTGTTTGGAAATAGAAGATACCACTGCGGGTAAAGAATCAATTACCATACATTTTGATACTGCGAAATACGATGCACTTTTCATTCAAAATATGGTGGAGCATTTTATACATATACTTGAAAATAGTAGTGAGCTGATTGATACTAAGGTTGATGATATTGAATTCATTACGGCCTCTGAAAAACAGCAGTTATTGGAGTTTTCAGGTGAATCTGATAAGAAGATCGACGCAAGTGTTATCGGGATTTTTGAACAGCAGGTAAAAGCAACGCCTGACAACATTGCTTTAGTTTATAAAGAAAAAAAATACACCTATACAGCCGTAAACCGAAAAGTGAATCATCTGGCGAGTTTATTGCAAAAAGAGTACGGAATTAAATCCGGGGATATTATCGGGATCATGACTGATTATTCGGATAATACCATTTTCTCTTTTGCTGCGGCATTAAAACTGGGGGCTACTTATTTGTCTTTGGATTATAATCTTACGACAGAAAGACTTGATTATATCTTGTCGGACACACAGCCCAAAGCGATCATCACTCAACTCGAGTATCTGAACGACCTGCTTCATTACGATATCCCGTTATTTAGTATAGACGTCATGCTTAATGAAGAAAATATTTCCGATGTAAACTGGGAAAACAATAGTACAGGAGATATCGCTTACATCATGTACACTTCAGGATCAACCGGAGTGCCTAAAGGTGTTGTGGTAAAAGACAAAAGTATTGTACGATTGGTGAAAGAAACCAATTATATCGAAATTGATCCTCAGGACCGTATTCTGGCCATCTCAAATTCTTCGTTCGACGGTTCTACTTTTGATATTTGGGGAGCATTATTAAACGGAGCGACTTTACACATTCCGGAGAAAGATTTAGTGCTCAATTTTGAACTGTTGTTTCAGGCTATTACCACAAATGAAATTTCGGTTGTTTTTATGACAACGGCTTTGTTCAACTCCATGGTGGATACTGACATTGACAGTCTTAAAAACTTGAGAAAAATTCTTTTTGGCGGAGAAATGGTTTCCGTATTTCATGTGCGAAAGTTTGTCAATCATTTCGGAAGCGGAAGACTGGTACACGTTTATGGCCCAACCGAGAATACCACTTTTTCGACTTTTCACCCTGTTGAAGAAGTTTCAGAAGAAGCATCAGGAATCCCGATTGGAAAACCAATTTCCTATACTCAATGTTACATTCTTAACGAGAGTATGAAATTACAGCCTGTTGGTATTGCAGGAGAGTTGTATGTTTCGGGCGAAGGCGTTGCAGCGGGCTACTTAAACCAAGAAGAACTGACCTCAAAAAGTTTTGTTGAAAATCCTTATCAGGAAAATGCTCTGTTGTATAAAACCGGAGACATCTGCAAATGGCTGCCTGACGGTACGATAGAAATTTTAGGAAGAAGAGACAGTCAGGTGAAAATTCGCGGTTTCAGAATAGAACTAGGGGAAATCGAACGAAAGATAACGAGTTACAATAGTATTACCGAAGCTGTAATTCTCGTAAACAAAGACAGCCATGATGTGAAATTTTTAGCAGCGTTTTTTATTGCCGATGCGACTATCAATACTGAAGAGCTTCGTTCTTTCCTGGCGCAAAAACTGCCTAATTATATGGTTCCGGCTCATATTACTCAGGTGCCGCAAATTCCATTAAACAGAAACGGGAAAGTTGATCAGAAAGAATTAAACAAACTGGCAAAATCAAATACCGAAACGACCAGAGAGCTTGTTTTACCAACAACCGAAATCCAAATAGCCCTGCACAACATCTGGAAAGAACTGTTTGATAAAGAAGATATTAGTATAACCGATGACTTTTTCGACATTGGCGGGCACAGTATCAAGGCAATGAACCTGGTGTCGACCATTCACAAAAACTTAAACATAAAAATAGATATCGGAAACGTTTTTGAAGACCGAAACATTAAAGCGCTTTCAGAAACCATACTACAGGCTCAGGAAAATGAATTTCAGGAAATAGAAGCCCTGACAGAGCAGCCAAATTATGCAGTGTCATCATCACAACAGCGTTTTTGGGCATTGAGTCAGTTTCAGGAAGCCAACAAAGCCTACACAATTCCAAGCATCTACACCTTAACGGGAGATCTGGATCAAACGGCTTTAGCTTTTGCTTTTCAAACGATAACCAAACGACATGAAAGTTTCAGAACCACTTTTAAAGAAGATGAAAATCAGGAATTAAGACAATTTATTTTGCCTGAAGCGGAAAGTAATTTTGAGATTGATTTCGTTGATTTTTGCAATCGTTCAGAAAATGAATTAGAAGAAACCATTAACAATCTCATTCAGGTAGCATTTAATTTATCGGAAGGACCGCTTTTAAAAGTAAGTGTATTGCAGGTAGAAGAATCGAAAGCGATATTGGTAGCAGTGATGCATCATATTATTAGTGACGGACTGTCTATGGAGGTCTTTATTGAAGAGTTGCTGCATTTGTACAAAGCCCATAAAAATAAACTTGCTGTAGATTTTAAACCGCTCAGAATACAATACAAAGATTTTGCTGCCTGGCAGAATCAACAACTGGAGAATGAATCGTTGCAGGTTCATAAAGCCTACTGGACGGAGAAATTCTCAGGAGAGCTACCGGTGCTCAACCTTCAAAAAAGTAAAATTCGTCCTAAAATTAAATCCTATAACGGCGAAACAATTACCATAAATATTGATAGCAGAACATTAAAGCATTTTAAAAATATACTGGATCAGGAAAACCTGACTTTGTTCATGGGGTTGCTAACGGTGACAAATGTCCTGATTTATAAATATACCAATCAGGAAGATATTATACTGGGAACTACGATTAGCGGTAGAAATCATATTGATTTAGAGGGGCAAATTGGCTGTTTCATTAACGTATTGCCATTGCGCAGTCAGTTTTCACACAAAGATTCCATAATTGATTTATTCCGAAAGGTAAAAAAAGGAACTCAGGAAGCTTACGAACATCAGATTTATCCTTTTGAACAATTAATCGGTGATTTGAATCTCACACATGATATCAGCAGAAATCCTTTATTTGATGCTACAGTCGTTTTACAAAATGCCGATTTAGATCAAAAATTAGAGGTTCTCAATAGTGAAGGTCTTGAAATAGCCCTCTATGAAAAAATAAAAGCAACGGTAAGCCGATTTGATATTTCATTCAATTTTGTAGAAACGGTAAAGGGACTGGAATTTAGCTTAGTCTACAATACGGACATTTTTGATACCATTTTTATTCGTCAAATTCAGAAACATTTTCACAACCTGCTGAATGCCGTAATTGCAAATCCGCATAATTCTATTGCTTCCCTGCCTTATTTATCAGTAGGCGAAATACAGCTTTTTACCTCAGATTTTAGTGCCGGAACCTTTAATTCTCAGGTTTGTCTGGACATTGTCGAAGCCTTTCAGTATCAGGTTAGAAAAACGCCTGCGCAAATAGCCGTTGTATATAAAAACCAACAATTGACTTACGAGGAATTAGATCGTAATGCAAACAAAATTGCGCATTTGTTAACCACAGAGTATGGAGTGACTAACGGAGAAAAAGTCGGAATCATTTTAGATAAATCAGAACTTTTGATCAGTACCATACTCGGGATTTTAAAAGCCGGCGGGGTATATGTTCCAATCGATGTGGAAAGTCCTAAGATCAGAAAAGAATTTATTGTTAATGATATCGGCGCAAAAGTCATCATTACCCAGATGGACTATATGTTTGATCTTGACTTTTTTGAAGGAAGTATTATCGCCATAGACGTTCAGTTAGACGCTTTAGAAAATCATTCTCCGGCTCCGCAAATAACGAACAGTCCTGATGCTCCGGCATACATCATGTACACTTCCGGCTCTACCGGAAATCCAAAAGGCGTTTTGGTACCGCATAAAGGGGTTACCAGACTGGTTAAAAACACCAATTATATCGATTTTGATAGGGTACACGCCATCTTGTCTACAGGTTCTGTTTCTTTTGATGCCTCGACGTTTGAGTTTTGGGGAGCATTGCTTAATGGTGGAAAATTGGTTTTATGCGACAAAGAAGATTTGTTAAACACAACCAAACTTGCTTCATTAATAAAAACAGAAAAAGTAGATACCATGTGGTTTACATCGGGACTGCTAAACCAGTTTACCGATCAGGATGTATCCCTTTTTGAAGGATTAATCAATGTACTGGCAGGAGGTGAAAAATTATCAGCTAAACACATCCGTAAACTACTGGAAGCCTATCCGGAACTGAACCTTATTAACGGTTACGGACCTACTGAAAACACTACATTTTCGGCAACCTATAAAATTACAGCACCGGTAGAAGAGGATATTCCGATTGGTAAACCGATCAACAATTCGAAGGCTTACATCTTAGATCAAAATTTAGAACTATGCCCACAGGGAGTTGTTGGAGAAATATATCTGGCAGGTGACGGACTTTCATTAGGCTACTTGAATGCAGCAGAATTAAATGCCGAAAAGTTTCTGAATCCGAGGAGTCTGAATAGAGAACGAGTGTATAAAACCGGTGATTTAGGATTGTGGCTGCCGAATGGGAATATCAAATTTTTTGGAAGAAAAGACAGCCAGATCAAACTTCGCGGTTACCGAATTGAACTCAACGATATTGAAAAAACTTTAGATGCACACCCGGATATCAATGGGGCAGTAGTGGTTTTGAAACAATTATCAGAGGCAGCAGACGAAAAATTTATTGTGGCTTATGTTAAGTCCAATCAGGTTATGAATCAAAAGGAGTTAAAAGCTTATCTGGCGGAAAGACTCCCTTTTTATATGATTCCAACCTATTTTATCGAAGTGGAAGATTTCATTTTGAATAAAAACGGAAAGGTAGATAAAGACCTTCTTCCCGAGATTGATTTGTCGCAATTAGAAAGAGAATACATATCCTACCGAAATGAAACGGAGAAAACCCTCTCTGAGATTTGGAGTGAAATATTGTTGATCGAAAAGATCAGTGTAACCGATGATTTTTTTGAAATAGGAGGGCACAGTTTGAGAGCCGTAAAATTAGCCAATATGATTCAGGAAAGTTTTGGCGTTGAAGTGAGTATCGGACATGTATTTCAATTCAGAACTATCGAAACGATGGCCGAACAGCTCAGGTTTATTCAGAAACAAGAAGAGCTTACAGCAAACAAAAAAGACCTTCAGGAAATCGATATCGATTTATAA